AACATCAAAAGCATGCCTAAAAATAAGACTCATTTTGGATTGAAAAAAAGTTTTATGATTGCACGCATAAAGCCATTTTACAGTCCGCTGTAACCTTGCATAAAATTTAATTTATCACTTATGAAACTACATTATTTATTCATGATAAGTTTTGCTACCGTTCTTCTACATTCATGCGGAGGAAATAGCAATACAGGAGTTGAAAATGAAAACACGGCAACGGAGGCTACAGAAACGGGTCAAACCGAGAATCCTTCTTATGATCCGAATCGAGGGGTAGGAAAGTTTACGGATGTACAAGTAAGTGACAAGTTGGATGGGAAGTTGGCAGATGAAGGGCAAAAGGTCTACGACGTAAAATGCAGCAGTTGCCACAAATTAAGTGGAGAAAAACTAGTTGGACCGGGATGGGAGGGTGTTACCAAACGCTTTTCGGCGGCATGGATAATGAATTTCATAACCAATACCGATGAAATGCTTAACAAGGATCCCAAAGCCCAGGCCCAACTTGAAATTTGTCTGGTTAGAATGCCCAACCAGAATCTAAGTGATCAGGAAGCCAAGGCTTTGTATGAGTTTATGCGAAAAAATGACGGCGTTAAATAGCTAAAAACCAATTCTTTAATCTTAAATACTTTTAATCATGAAAAATGTAACTAAAGTTGCATTAGGGACTCTTATTGTCCCAATTAGCCTGATGGTTTCATGCAAACCAAGGAATGCAACCAATGTTGTGAGTGGGGATGCTGCTCAAAAGGCATATGTTGCTCCGGGCAAATACGATGAATTCTACAACTTTGTATCCGGCGGGTTTAGCGGACAAATGAGCGTTTATGGCTTACCCAGCGGAAGGTTATTGCGAGTGATTCCTGTTTTCTCCATTGACCCTGAAAAAGGGTATGGATACAGTGAAGAATCAAAACCGATGTTAAACACCTCGCATGGATTTGTTCCATGGGATGATTTGCACCATCCGGAATTATCTCAAACCAACGGAGAAGTTGATGGTCGTTGGGTTTTTGGCAATGCCAACAACACCCCCAGGGTTGCCCGAATCGATCTTAAAACCTTTCGTACGGCCGAAATTATCGAACTTCCCAACAGTGGAGGAAATCACAGCTCACCTTTCATAACAGAAAACACTGAATATGTGGTTGCAGGAAC
The sequence above is drawn from the Bacteroidia bacterium genome and encodes:
- a CDS encoding cytochrome c, which translates into the protein MKLHYLFMISFATVLLHSCGGNSNTGVENENTATEATETGQTENPSYDPNRGVGKFTDVQVSDKLDGKLADEGQKVYDVKCSSCHKLSGEKLVGPGWEGVTKRFSAAWIMNFITNTDEMLNKDPKAQAQLEICLVRMPNQNLSDQEAKALYEFMRKNDGVK